The Candidatus Aminicenantes bacterium genome segment ACTACCGGCTGATCCTGACCCTGTTCCATTTCTCGGAAATGAATTACGACGAAATCGGCCAGGCCCTGGCCATGCCGGCCGGAACGGTCAAGAGCCATCTTTTCCGCGCCCGGCAAAAATTGCGTGAACGGCTGATGCCGGCCGTCCGGGAGGAAGCATGACAAACGAACATCTGCGTGACGAACAGATCCAGGAAATCCTGGATCATATGGTATTGCAACCGGGTCAGATCCTTCCTCCACATTTACGCGCTTGCCCCTCCTGCCGCGAACGCTTCGCCCAGTATCGCCGGCTTTACGCCGGGCTGGCCGTTGATCCCGGCTTCGCCCTGCCGCCGGCATTCGCCGATTCAGTGCTGAAAAAATTCCCGTCTTCGCGGCCGGTTTTTTGGCAACGACCGGCCATGCGCATCTTCCTGGCCGCGAGCGCTTCAGCCCTCGTTTTAACCGGACTGGTCCTGTTCGTGCCCATGAAACCGCTGGCTGCTGCTACGGCGCGAATTTTCAATTCTTTTGCAGCGGCTTTTCGACCCCTGCCGGCTCAATTCCGGCAGCTGTTGGCCAGCTTGAACGCCGATGCCGGTTTGTTCATCCTGGGCGGGCTTGGCCTGCTCGGCGCCGCCGTTTTCGATCACATCCTGCAACAGCGAGTCTTGCGCCGCAGCCGCTGAAAAGGCATTCCCAGACTAAAACGAGATGCCCACGAAAGCGAAGGTCTTGAACAGGTGATAGCGGGCGACGGGGTCGGAATTAAATTCGTGGTTGCTGAAGGGCATGAAGAAATGAAGCCCCAGGTTGGCCGCCAGCAAGTTGAAATATTTTTTAAAATGCACCAGGCGCAGGCGGACGGTCGAGTACAACCCGTATTGGATATTCCGGAAGATGCTGGCATCGTCGACCTCGTCCGTGAGCTGGCCGCTGACATGGGTGTATTGCCGGCTTAAAAAGACGTTGAAGAAGGGGCCGGCCGAAAAATCGAGGCGCAGCTCGACGTCGAATTGGCGCAGGTTGATGGGCAGGGTGAGCACCTTGCCGTAGCCCATGCCGAGGGCGTTTTTCTTCATATTCCAGATGCCGTTCTCGATGTCGACGTTCTCGCCCTTGCTGATGTTGCCGAAAATGAAAAATTCCTGGCGGTTCGGCTCGAAAGAGGAGAGCATGATCAGCATGTCCCAAAAACTGGGCGCGGGCAACTTGTCGGCGATGTACTGACTGGTGAAGACCTTCAGATGCTCATGGGAATTGAACGAGACGTAGAAGCCCAGGTCGGCGAAGGCCGGCGCGGCAAGGATGATTCCCAAGATGAACAGGAGCATTTTTTTATTCATGGGTCCCCCCTTCCTCGTCGCCCGGCTTGACGCTCAGCTGGACCATGACCTTTTCCTTGGCCTGGACCAGCTCCTGCTTCAGGCCTTCGTTGGCCGCTTTTGCCTCCAGCAGGGCAACGGTCTTCTCTTCAGTGACTTTTTCGCGCTTGATCACTTTGGGCAGCTGCAGCAACGCCTTCAGGCTGAAGGCGATGCCGGCGATGTTGAACACCCGGTGCATGCCGTAGAGGGCCGACTTGGCATACAATGACGTTTCCGGGTTGGAGATGGTGGAAGAGACGAAGGTGGCATTGACTATAAAAAAACCGGCGCCGATCAGAAGATCCTTCAAAAATGACTTTTTGAACTCCTGTTTGTCAAAAACCGTGCGCTGGGAAAGGATCACGGTCTCGCTCCGGGCCTCGGGCTGAAATTCCCGTCCCTTGATCTTCAGTTCGGCCGTGAGCGGGTCAAAGGCCGTGTTTTCCGGGGCCTGATAGCCCATTTCGATGGCAAAGTACTTTTCCATCTCCTTTTCCGGGGCGCCAACCAGCGTCAGCAACAGCCGGAAATCGTGACGGGCCGTCCTGAAAAAATCACCGGCGACCGGGAAGGCCACGACCCGGGGTTCCTCGCCCAGGACTCCCTGAGCCAGCACATCGCCATTGGCGGCGAACAATTGAAATTGGCAGGGGACGGACAGCTGCAGCCGCAGCTTCAACTCGCTGGGCGGACTGAAATAGGCGATCGCGGCCGACGCGGGCGCCATGGCCAGTTCCCGGATCACCGGAAAATCCCTTTGCCATGACGCCTTGAACTGCAGGATTTTCTGCCTGGTCGCAACGGCGATAAAGCCGATTTTGACGTCAGCCGCCTTGAATTGCTCGAGGTACTTTTTCATCCACGACAACTCGGCTGGCGGGTTATTGAGCCTGGACTGGCAGTAGCCAATCAGCAGGCAGACCACCGCTTTATCGTCAGCGGCCAGGTCGGGGAAAACCTTCTGCAGCGATTCGACCAGCTGCGGGTAGTTTTTCTCCACCGCGATCCGGGCGGCGGTTTCTTTTTTCCAATCAACGGCCCGCAATGAAAAGATCATCGCCAAGCCCAAAAAAATCACACTCTTTTTTCTCACGCCCATCCCACCTCCATGCCCACACTGAAAATCATACTATAAACAAGATTAAAACAAAATTCGCCGCGGGTCCTGGTTGAAAAATTCCCCCAGCCTTCCGTACAGTTCGGGATGGGCGGCATACAGCCGGTTTGGCTGTTCAAAGAACATTTCGCAGGCCACGGCAAAAAACTCGGCTTCATTGACCGCGGCATAGGCCGGCAGGATCGATCCCTGCTCCAGGTGCTGGCGCCATTGCGCGGTCCAAAAGTCGGTCCAGGAGCCGCCGTGCGCATGCGGATAGCCGGTGAAGCTTTTCCTCCGCTCGCGGTCGAAAAAATGGGCCAGCTCATGGAGCAGGACATTGCGCCCGGCGGCATGATCGGCACCCCCTTGCTTCAAGCCCTCCTCGGTGATCAGCAGCGGTCCGCGCTCCGGCGCCTGCCCGGCGATGTTTCCCGTCCCGGGCCGGTAGTTACGGTCGAAGCTCGCCCCGGGATAGACCGTGACCCCGTCGGGGAGCGGCGGCTCCCATTCGGGCCGGCCATGCAGCATGGTCGCCACGCCGGCTGCGACCAGCAGCCGCGTCTGCCAGGGGAGCGGCGCGCCGTGGATGGCAACGACATTGTCTTCGCTTAAAAAGAGTGCGATGTCCCGGGCAAATTTCATCTTGCCTGCGTCGTCCAGGCCGCGGAAATAGGCGGAATAAGAGAGCAGGAATTCATGCCAGGAAGGCGGCAGCGGCCGCCGCCCCGCCCGCCGCCGCCGCAGCGGTCTCCGCAGTGCCAGCCACAGGTAAAGGGCCAGCAGCGGCGGCACGACGAACAGCGCGATCGCCTGGCCGGAAACGAAAAAAACCAGCAGCGCCAGCAACGGGATCAACAGCGCGTAGAAGCCGGCGAAAATGGCATCCGTCTTGTAGATGATCTGCATGGGTTAAGATCTGTGCAGCCGGCCACGGGCCAGCGAGAAAAAGACCCCGCTGACGCACAGGGCGGAAAAAATGGCAAAGCAAACCTTGACGCTCTTGATGAAGGGCGGATAGCTGTCCGGGGTGATTTTCGCCTTCCCGATCAGCAGGGAAAATACCAGGGTGGCGACGCCCATGCTCAGCATCCCGCCGACGATGCGCATGGTTCCCAGGGTCGACGCGGCCACGCCGTAGAATTTTTTCTCGACCGATCCCATGACGGCATGGGTATTGGGGGACGAGAAAAGGGCAAAGCCGAAGCCGACCAAAACCAGGGCGGAGACGATGAAGCTTAAGCCGCTTTCCCTGCCGATCCAGGCGAACACGAAAAGACCCGCGGCGCAGAACCCCATGCCCAGCGACGCCACAACCCGCGGTTCCATGCGGTCGGAAAGGCGACCCGCCACGGGGGAAAAGAGGGCCATCACCACCGGCTGGGCGATCAGGATCAGGCCGGCCGTGCGCGGGGTGAACCCCTTGATGTACTGCAGGTACAGGCTCATCAGGAAACTGATGGCGAAGGTGGCGCTGTAGTTGATCAGCGCCGCCAGGTTGGAAAAGGCGAAAACAATGTTGCCGCGCACCAGCCGGGCCTGAAAGATGGGGTGGGGATTGCGCACTTCCCAGCGCACGAACAGGGGCAGGGCCGCCACGGCGGCCAGGAGCATCGCCCCACCGCGCCAGCCCGGCAGCCAGGTGAAGCCGAGCATGAAGGCGGTCATCATCAGGATGTAAGCCAGGGAGCCTTTCCAGTCGAACGATTCACCGCGGCACTCGGCCCACTCCTGGGGCATCTTCAGCCAGAGGGCGGTCAGGACCACCAGCCCAAGCGGGAAGTTGATCAGGAACACCCAGCGCCAGCCCAGGTACTGGGTGAGCATGCCGCCGATGAAAGGGCCCAGGGACAGCCCGGAATAGGTCGCGGCCACGTTGATGCCCAGCACCCAGCCGCGTCGCTGCGGCGGAAAAACCGAGGTCAGGATGGCGACGCTGGTGCCGAAAACCATGGCGCTGCCCGTTCCCTGCAGCACCCGGGCGAGGAGAAAGAGGCGCGCGCCGGGGGCCAGGCCGGCCGCGAGCGAGGAGACGCCGAAGAGCAGCGTGCCGATGGTGAACACCCTCTTGCGGCCGTGAATGTCGGCCAGGCGTCCGAAAGGGAGGAGGAAGGCGGCGGCGGCCAGGAGATAGGCGCTGGCCACCCAGCCCAGCTGGACGGCGCTCATGGCGAAATCGCGCCCGATGGACGGCAGGGCGACGGCCACCGCCGAGGCCATCATCGGCGACAAGAACGAATCCAGGGTCGTCACCAGCAATGCCGTGCGCTGCAGCGATCTGTCTTCCATGTCGACTCCTCGTTCGATCTGCCCAGCCAGCAGAACATTTTCATTCAACAATTCAAGAATTTTAGCATATTTCAATGCGCATGCGACCTGATTTTATCAAATTGGAACAGGACTATAAGCAAGGTTTAGTTTTTTCGCTGTTACGTGCAAGCGCCGGTCCTTGGTCCAGAACAAATGAACGCTCAATTGCGCTGACGCCAGCAAATGGACATCGATCAAACCGAGGCCCTTGCCGCTGAGCGAGTTCTTTTCAACATAAAAAAGAATTTCATCGTCAGAGACTTTTTCCGCTTGCGGCAACGCTTGCAGCAAGGATAATATTTCTTTGCGGTTGCCGAGATTCCCGCAGGCGAGCTCGCCGATGACGAACGGATGGACCGAGACCAGTCCTTTGTTTAATAGATTAGCCAAAAGAGCATTGTCTTTCCGGAAATGATCCACCCAAACCGATGTGTCGACCAACACCATTAATTAACTTCCTGGCGGCGACGGGGGACCGAATGGAGTTTCTTTTCACTGCCGCCCAAACGGGCCAGGCGGCGGCTACTCTCCAGGGCGATCAATGCCTCAAGTCCCAATCGTACCAAAGAGGTTTTTTCCTTGATGCCGGTTAATTCCTTGGCCTTTCGTATTAATTTGTCATCCATATTCAACGTGGTGCGCATGCGCTCTCCTTTGTGCCTGTTTTATATGTATTAGTATGCATTAATTATATGTATTTGGCAATAACAAGGAAAAGCCAGGGCGCGGTTTGGAGGCTTTTCCGATCGAAGCGGAATTAGAAATCTTCAGAGGCAAGACCGAGTCCTTCCCACAGGAATGCAGAATCTAGGGCCGGTTCTCCCCGCAGCCGCGATTCCTCCTCCATGTGCTCGATACCTTTGAGGAGTTCCGCTACCCGTTTTTTCCCGGCGCTGGAACGTACGGCTTGGAGCGGCGTTTTGCCCTGGAGAGCCGGAATAGGTTTTTTCAGCCAGCCTTTGTAGTAAGCACGCTTGAACTCGAGCATTTTTTCCGGGGCAATGATCTCGGCCCCTGCCGGCATCTCGCCGACGGCAGCCGCCGGCGCTTCCGCGAGCATCTTCTCGATGGGCTTCCTGGTTTCCTCGATCAGCCGTAACTCAGCGCCGCCAGCCTGTTTCAAGATGGCTAAACCACGGTTGAAGCGCCGCAGCGAATTGGCCTCGAAGGCCAGATCGTTCCCGTCCCAAAAGAAGCTGCCGAGGATTTTCCGTCCACCGGCTTCGTCGCGTTCTGGGGAAAGCCAGATGATTTGATCGGGGCCGTTTTCCTCAGTGAGAATCTTTTTTTGCCCGAGCAGATTGAAATGTACGGCGGCACGATTATCGGTCCGGAACAGGGCCCGACAGAAAACGAGGCGATGGCCATCGCGGTTGCGCATTTCCGGCTTACGCGGGTGGAGCGCCAGTTCGAGCCACTCGCGGCAGATCAGGGGGGAAAAACCACAGCGGAAATCGTCCGGAGACGATCCTGTCTTTTTAGTCATGTTGCGAAATTCATTTATAATTTTTTCCAGGAACGGGCGCCGACCGGGTTCGAATGCGTACATAGCGGGCGAGAGACGCCAAACGCCATCCACGGACCAAAGCCGACAGACGATAAGTGCCCAGCGTTTCAACTGCCGGCTCGCCTTCATCTCTACAATCGGGAATTCGCTGCCGTCAGCCAGCCGCCGCAACACCACCCCGCGTCCAGGACAAACTTCGCGGATCTCGAACAGGTCCATCCTGGCCTGGGACATCATCGCGATAATATTCTTTTCGCGTCCGCTCAGGTCCAGTTTTTTACGCCGCAGGAATATATCCGTGACCGTTAACGCCATTTCGGGATCGACCATACAATCGAAGAGGAACCAGTCGAAGAAATCAAGCATGAGGGAATTTCCGACGCCGTCGGCGAGCATCTTCGGATCAGCAGGGCCCGGAGGCGCAAACAGCGCCATCGACTTTTCCATCTCCGCGTCATAGAACCGTCTCGCGAAAATCATTATTTTTTCAATCAGCCGGTCCTGGATCCTGGATTCTTCATTTACGGGAAACCCGTCTTCGGGAAAATCAAATATTTCCGTTGTTCTTTCCTTCATTTTTGTTTCTCTTTGGTCTTTACTGCCATTCCAAAACCTGAACGATCAAACGCCCCGAAAAAGGCCGGCGATGGGGAGAACCCGAATCCCATTCATTTCCAGGTACTCCGCTCCGAGATAAAACAGGAAACCCCTTGTCTTCTGCGGCGCGTGGTTGACGAACTCCCGCAAGTGACTGATATCCCTCTTGTCGACCGTTTCACTGGCCTTGATTTCGACGGCATGGATGATATTTCCGGCTTCGAAAATACAATCGATCTCCCGGCCCCCGGAATTCCGGTAATAATAGAGTTGTTCGGCTTTGATGTACCCCAGTTTGCGGCGCTTTTCCAGCTCGGCGATGACGAAATTTTCCACCTGCTGGCCCATGCTCACCTGCTGGTTCATGGCGGTGATGATCCCGGTATCGCTAAAATAGATTTTGGCCGCCTTGATGAAGCGCTTGGCCGGTCCGTACTGGTAGCCATACAACGGGAATGCGAGCTGCGCCTGGGTCAAGATGTTCAAGTATTTTTTAGCGCTGGGGTAGCTCAGGCCGGATTCCCGGGCAAAACTGGAGACTTCGACCAGAGAACCGAGCGAACGGACCAGGTGGTGGAATATGGCCAGCAAGCCGGCTCCATGTTCGATGTTGCCCAGTTGCAGCAGATCACGGATGAAATAGGTATTTTTATAGTTTTCGAGAAGTTCGAGTTTTTCTGCTTCACTTTCGCGGCAAAGTATTTCGGGAAATTGCCCGAATTTCATGGCCGAGGCGATTTTTCTGCGGGCCAACTGCAGCCGCGGCGTTTGCAGATGTTCGCTGAACAACGAGTGATCCACATCCCCCGCCTCCTCGCCCCAGCAGAGAGTGGGCAACGATTGAATGTGGATTCGCCCGGCCATGGAGTCGGCAGCCGAATCGAGAAGGCCCAGCGTGCTCGAACCGCTGAGCATGAACGTGGCTCCCTGGTTGTCGATGGCATACTTGACCGCCACGGTCAGGCGCGGACAACGCTGAACCTCATCGATGATGGCGTTTTTCCCCAGACTTTCTACGAACCCCTTCGGGTCTTTGTTGGCCCAAGTCAACAGGTCGTAATCGTCGAGCGTGGCATAATGGAAGTCGGGAAATCGGCTTTTCAACAGGGTGGTTTTTCCCGCCCGCCGCGGTCCGACCAGTAAAAGCGATTTTTTTGGGGATAATTCCAGCCATCTTTTAAACATACTTAAATTCTATCATGGATTTTTTTAATGTCAAGTTATAATATAGCATTTCCAAAAAGATTTTTGTTGAGGCAATGCGAATAATTGACAGTTTCGTTTCATCCGGTTAGAATCAAGGACAATTATGGAGCAAACCATGAAAATAAGACTATTTATAAGCGCTTGGATCCTCCTGCTGTTCATTACCACGGCCCGCCCGCTGACCGCCAGCAGCCGGCAGGATATCCGCGAGCTGGGCGACAAGCTGGCCCAACAGGCCGCCTACCTGTCCCAGAGCAGTTTCGAGCATTTCAAGGGTTGGAAAGGCGAAATATCCGATTCCGAGCAGGCCATTCTTTTCAAATCGGAGGCTTTCGCCGCCTCCTGCCGCCTGTTCCTCAGACTGAGCGAAGAAAACGAAGGGTTCTTCGGAAACGACAACCTGCGCACCAACCTGTTCAACGCCTTCACCTTCCTGGTCCGTTCATTCAGGGAATTGGAGAAGGATTTCCAATCATCCGCATTGAACGACTGCCGCGAAACCCTGAACGAGCTGGAGCGCGCCTTCAGCCGCTGGCCGGCCCAGGACAACCTGGCCTATTTGCATCAGAAATTCGTCCAGGCCCACGACCAGACCGTTTACCTGATCGAGCGCGTCGGCATCGGTGAATACGTGCGCCGGCCGATCGCCAGCCTGGAAAGCCTGTACCGCTTCAACTTCCTGCTGAACCGCTCCAAGGATCCCTGGAAATACCGGGTCGAGATCGAGCGCTCGACCTTGGAAAAAATGGCCGCTGGCGCGCCCATCGCCCTGACTTTCAACAACTGCCTGGTCATGGACATGAACGAGTATCCCAACCGGCCGGTTTTTCTGATCGAAAATGGAATAAAACGGCCCCTCTCTTCGCCGGCGGCATTGCCGCGTTTCGGCGGCTGGAAAGCGGTTTTTGAGGTTCCGGCCAGCGTGATCGAATCCTACCCTCTGGGCGAGCCGATCACCTGACAGCCCTACGATTTCGATTTCTTTCTGGAAAGGGCGATTTTGTCACGGAGCCTGACGCCCAACCCGTCGGTGGCCACGTAAAAAGCCGGCACCACGATCAGGCTCAGCACCGTCGACAAGGTCAGCCCGCCGATGATGGCGATGGCCATGGGCATGCGTATTTCCGAACCGGACCCGATGCCCAGCGCCGGCGGGATAGCCGCCATCAGAGTGGAAACCGCGGTCATCACGATCGGCCGCAGACGGATAGGGCCGGCCTTTTCCATGGCTTGGCGCGGATCGTTTCCCTGCCCGCGCAGCACGTTGGCGTAGTCGACCAGGATGATCGAATTTTTCTTGACGATGCCCATCAGCAGGAGCAAACCGATCATGCTGAAGATGTTCAGGCTCTGGTTGCCGACCCACAGGGCGAAGGCGGCGCCGGCGATCGACAGGGGCAGGATGGTGATCACCGTCACCGGGTGCAGGTAGGAGTTGAACTGGGAGGCCAGGATCATGTAGGCGATGAGGATGCCCAGGATCAGTGCGAAGAACAAGCTGCTGCTCGATTCGCGGAAGGCGACGCTGGCGCCGCCCAGCACGGCGCGGTAGCCGACCGGCAAATCCTTGCTCAGCTCTTCCACCGCCTTCAGCGCCTCGTCCTGCGCGTGCCCGGGGGCGACGTTGGCGAAGACGGTGATGGCCCGCTCGCGCTCGCGGCGGGTGATGGCCTGCAGGGCGGGCAGTTCGCGATACGTGACCAGCGCCGAAAGCGGCACCAGCTGCCCGGAGCGCGTGCGCACCCGCAGCTTGGCGATGTCCTCGGGTCGCGAGCGCTGAGCGGCCAGCAACTTGACGCGCACGTCGAGGCGCCGGCCACCGGTGCTGTACTTGCCGGCGCGGACGCCGCCGACCAGGGCGTTCAGGGTAGTCGCCACATCGTCGACCGACACGCCAACGTCGGAGATGCGGGCGCGGTCAGGCATGATGCGCAGTTCGGGCATGCCCAGCTGATAGTCGGTATCCAGGTCGACCACCACGCCGCTGGCCGCCAGCTTGGCCATCATCCCCTGGCTCAGGGAGATGAGCTTGTCCCAATCGGCGCCGCGCACCGAGAACTCCACCGGGAAGCCGCGCGTTGCCGTGAAGCCCGCCTGGGAAAGATCCTGAATGACGGCGCGCATGCCGGGGATGGCGTTCAACTCCTGGCGCAGCGCGGCGGAAAATTCCGCCTGCGAATGCTTGCGCTGCTTGGGAGGCACCAGGGTGACGAATATGTTGCCCTGGTTGACGCCACCGCTCCAGCCGCCGATCGAGCCGAACATGCGCGTGACCTCGGGTTTAGCGCCGATGATCGCCTCGGCTTTCTTGACCAGGTTGTCGGTCTCCTGCAGGCTGGAGCCGACCGCGGTTTGCATGCGCACGTTGACCAGGCTCTGGTCCTGGGAGGGGACGAACTCGCTGGGCAGGATCATGAAGACCCCCAGCGAGGCCAGGAAGAGGACCAGGGCGCCGATCAGGATTATCCCGGGCCGGCGCAGGCTCTTTTTCAGCAGCCGGGCGTAGAGCCCTTCCAACCAGCGGAAGCTCTTGTCCACGAGGAGCCCCACGCGGTTGCGGCTCTCGCGCGACGTCTGCAAAAATTGCGAGCAGCGGGCCGGCGCCAGGGTGACCGCCTCGACATAGGAGAGGAGGACGGCCAGGCACAGGGTAACGCCGAACTGCAGGAAGAAGCGGCCGATGACGCCGGAGACAAAGACCACCGGGATGAAGATGGCCACCACGGCCAGGGTGGCGGCCAGGGCGGCGAAGGCGATCTCATGGGTCCCCTCCAGGGCAGCTTGTACCAGTCCCTTGCCGCCTTCGGCGTGGCGGAAGATGTTCTCCATGACCATGATGGCGTCGTCGACGACGATGCCGACCGCCAGGGCCATGGCCAGCAGGGTGAAGGTATTAAAGGTAAAGCCCAGGAAGTAGATGATGGCCACGGTGCCCAGCAGCGACATGGGGATGGCCAGGATGACGTTGAGCGTCGAGGAAAAGGAACCGAGGAACATCCAGCAGACCAGGGCGGTGAGGATGACCGAGAGGATGAGCTCCATCTCGATCTCATTGACGGAGTCCTCGATGAACCTGGTGGAATCGAAATTGACGCCGACGATCATGCCGGCCGGGAGGTAGGGCTGAAATTCGTCCAGGGCCTTGCGCACCTGCTTGGCGACGGCGACGGCGTTGGCGCCGCGCTGTTTCTTGATGCTGATCCCCTGGGCCGGTGTACCGTTGACCCGCTGCAGTCGGCGCACGTCCTCGAAGCCGTCCTCGACCAGCGCCACGTCGCTGAGGTAGACCGGGCTGCCGTTGTTCTCGCGGATGACGATGTGCCGGAACGTTTCCAGGTCGATCGCTTCGCCCAGGACGCGGATATTGACTTCGCGCCCGGCGGTTTCCAGCCGTCCGGCCGGGACCTCGACATGCTCGCGCGTCAGCGCCGCCAGGACATCGTTGACCGTCACCTCGCGCTCGTCCATCCTGCTGGCGTCGAGCCAGATGCGGACGTTGCGTTCCAGGCCGCCGATCTGGATCTCGCCCACGCCGGGGATGGTCTGCAGTTTCTCCTTCAAACGGTAGCGCAGGTAGTCGCTCAGGACCCGCTGCGGGTAAGGCCCGGAAAGGGCGACCATCATGATCGGCTGGTCCTCGGGGTTGCTCTTGGAGATGATGGGCGGGTCGATGTCGCGCGGCAGGCGGCGCTGGGCCTGGGATACCTTGGTTTGCACGTCCTGCAGGGCCAGGTCGACGTTGCGCGACAGGTCCAGCTCCAGGGTAATGTTGGCGCTGCCCATGCGCGACGAGGAGGTGATGGTCTTGAGCCCCTCCACCTGGACCAGGGCCTCTTCGAGGATTTCCACCACGTCGTTTTCCATGACCTCGGGCGCGGCGCCCTCCCAGGTCACTGAAACCGAAATGTTCGGAAAATCGATATCGGGAAACTGGCTGATGCCGATCCGTGACCCGGCCACCAGGCCGAAGACGATGGTGGCGGCCATCAGCATCCAGGCCAAGACCGGTTTCTTGACGCAAACCTCGGTGATTTTCATGTCGGGTCTCCTTGACGGTGAGGCACGCTTATTTGGCAGGCTTGGCCTGGCTCTGGTCGGACCCGGCCTTTTTTTCTTCCACGCGCACGGGCACGCCGTCGCTCAGGGCCTCGGCGCCGCGGACCACCAGCATCTCCCCGCTCTGCAACCCGGAAAGGACCTCCACCTGACCGTCGGCGGTACGCATGCCCGGCGTCAATACGCGCTCAACGGCCAGGCCATTGACCACGACAAAGGCCAGGAAGCCCTTTTCGCTGGGCCGGATGGCCGCTTGCGGGATGACCGGCAGGGAACGGCTGTTGCCCACCGGTACCGTCACCTCGGCGAACGAGCCGGAACGGAGGACATCTTTCGCCTTGTCGATGACCTCGGAGGTCACGGCGACCATGCGCGTGCTCTCTTCGGTGGAAGCGGCGACATGGATGATCTTGGCAACGTATTGCCGGCTGTCATTGCGCACCTTGAACAGTGCCTTCATCCCCGGCTGCAGCCGCGCTGCATCCTGCTCGGTCGCCTGGAAGCGCAGCAGCAGGGGGTCACGGCGGACCAGGGTTGCCAGGACGGATCCGGGCTGGACATACTGCCCCGTCTGCACGGTGCGGGTCTGCACCAGGCCGGCCAGGGGCGCCCGCACATAGGCGTCGTGCAGGTTGAGCTTCGCCTGGTTGAGGGCGGCCTCGGTCTGGGCGACTTCGGCGGCGGCCACCAGCACCTTGGTGCGCCAGGCTTCGATCTCCTCGCCGGGAATGAGGCCGGGGTTCTTCGCATCCACCAGTTCCCGCCGCTTCAGGCCGGCCTCAGCGTCGCTTTTGGAGGCGGTGGCCTTGGCGAACGAGGCTTGCGCCGCCTCCACGGCCAGGCTGTACCGCTGAGGCTCTATTTCCACCAGAATCTGGCCGGAAGCGGTGCGATCGCCCTCGGTGAACAGCACGCGCTCGACCACGCCGGCCACCCGGGCGGTTATCTGGACTTTTTCAAAAGCCTCCACCGAACCCACGGCAGTGATGGAATAGACCACGGCGCGGTTCTGCACCTGCACCGTCTCCACCGGAAACTGTATGCCCGCACGCCCGGCGCCAGGGCCTTTTTTATCACCGGCCGCCTTGGCACTGCCTTTGCCGCAGCCCGCGGAAACCAGGACGATGGAAAGAACAGCCAGACACAATGCGCTCGCTTTTTTCATTTTCATATTTTAGGCTCCTTGCCAAACGGATCCAAACCCTGCGCGGCGCGCAGGTTCAGCAGCGCCAGGGCCAAACCGTTGCGCTGGCGGGCCACCTCCACTTCAGCTTCGAACTGGCTCACATTGGCGTCGGCCACCTGCAGGGCGTTGCTCAGGCCTTGGCGGTACAGTTCGGAGATCTCGGCGGCATTCTTGCGCGCCGCGTCCAAAGCGACCAGAGCCTTCTTCAACGAGGCCTGCTGGCTGGTCAGCTTGACCAGGCCGTCGCGCACCTCC includes the following:
- a CDS encoding ATP-binding protein; the protein is MFKRWLELSPKKSLLLVGPRRAGKTTLLKSRFPDFHYATLDDYDLLTWANKDPKGFVESLGKNAIIDEVQRCPRLTVAVKYAIDNQGATFMLSGSSTLGLLDSAADSMAGRIHIQSLPTLCWGEEAGDVDHSLFSEHLQTPRLQLARRKIASAMKFGQFPEILCRESEAEKLELLENYKNTYFIRDLLQLGNIEHGAGLLAIFHHLVRSLGSLVEVSSFARESGLSYPSAKKYLNILTQAQLAFPLYGYQYGPAKRFIKAAKIYFSDTGIITAMNQQVSMGQQVENFVIAELEKRRKLGYIKAEQLYYYRNSGGREIDCIFEAGNIIHAVEIKASETVDKRDISHLREFVNHAPQKTRGFLFYLGAEYLEMNGIRVLPIAGLFRGV
- a CDS encoding type II toxin-antitoxin system VapB family antitoxin; this translates as MRTTLNMDDKLIRKAKELTGIKEKTSLVRLGLEALIALESSRRLARLGGSEKKLHSVPRRRQEVN
- a CDS encoding MbcA/ParS/Xre antitoxin family protein; its protein translation is MKERTTEIFDFPEDGFPVNEESRIQDRLIEKIMIFARRFYDAEMEKSMALFAPPGPADPKMLADGVGNSLMLDFFDWFLFDCMVDPEMALTVTDIFLRRKKLDLSGREKNIIAMMSQARMDLFEIREVCPGRGVVLRRLADGSEFPIVEMKASRQLKRWALIVCRLWSVDGVWRLSPAMYAFEPGRRPFLEKIINEFRNMTKKTGSSPDDFRCGFSPLICREWLELALHPRKPEMRNRDGHRLVFCRALFRTDNRAAVHFNLLGQKKILTEENGPDQIIWLSPERDEAGGRKILGSFFWDGNDLAFEANSLRRFNRGLAILKQAGGAELRLIEETRKPIEKMLAEAPAAAVGEMPAGAEIIAPEKMLEFKRAYYKGWLKKPIPALQGKTPLQAVRSSAGKKRVAELLKGIEHMEEESRLRGEPALDSAFLWEGLGLASEDF
- a CDS encoding MFS transporter, coding for MNENVLLAGQIERGVDMEDRSLQRTALLVTTLDSFLSPMMASAVAVALPSIGRDFAMSAVQLGWVASAYLLAAAAFLLPFGRLADIHGRKRVFTIGTLLFGVSSLAAGLAPGARLFLLARVLQGTGSAMVFGTSVAILTSVFPPQRRGWVLGINVAATYSGLSLGPFIGGMLTQYLGWRWVFLINFPLGLVVLTALWLKMPQEWAECRGESFDWKGSLAYILMMTAFMLGFTWLPGWRGGAMLLAAVAALPLFVRWEVRNPHPIFQARLVRGNIVFAFSNLAALINYSATFAISFLMSLYLQYIKGFTPRTAGLILIAQPVVMALFSPVAGRLSDRMEPRVVASLGMGFCAAGLFVFAWIGRESGLSFIVSALVLVGFGFALFSSPNTHAVMGSVEKKFYGVAASTLGTMRIVGGMLSMGVATLVFSLLIGKAKITPDSYPPFIKSVKVCFAIFSALCVSGVFFSLARGRLHRS
- a CDS encoding zinc-dependent peptidase, producing the protein MQIIYKTDAIFAGFYALLIPLLALLVFFVSGQAIALFVVPPLLALYLWLALRRPLRRRRAGRRPLPPSWHEFLLSYSAYFRGLDDAGKMKFARDIALFLSEDNVVAIHGAPLPWQTRLLVAAGVATMLHGRPEWEPPLPDGVTVYPGASFDRNYRPGTGNIAGQAPERGPLLITEEGLKQGGADHAAGRNVLLHELAHFFDRERRKSFTGYPHAHGGSWTDFWTAQWRQHLEQGSILPAYAAVNEAEFFAVACEMFFEQPNRLYAAHPELYGRLGEFFNQDPRRILF
- a CDS encoding PIN domain-containing protein; the protein is MVLVDTSVWVDHFRKDNALLANLLNKGLVSVHPFVIGELACGNLGNRKEILSLLQALPQAEKVSDDEILFYVEKNSLSGKGLGLIDVHLLASAQLSVHLFWTKDRRLHVTAKKLNLAYSPVPI